A genome region from Natronosalvus rutilus includes the following:
- a CDS encoding KH domain-containing protein: protein MQHVKIPQDRIGVLIGEGGETMRRIESEAEVRLDIDSENGSVAVETVGDPVRGLKGPEIVRAIGRGFAPDDALRLLADDMMLFDLVDIDAAARNKNDLQRQKGRLIGEGGRTRELMEELSGASVVIYGSTLGIIGTPPEVDAARTAAEMLLDGAPHGAVYSFLEDRHNEMKHQGMQYHRFPGGES from the coding sequence ATGCAGCACGTGAAGATTCCGCAGGACCGGATCGGCGTTCTCATCGGCGAGGGTGGCGAGACGATGCGTCGGATCGAGTCCGAAGCCGAGGTCCGTCTCGACATCGACTCCGAGAACGGATCGGTCGCCGTCGAGACCGTCGGTGACCCCGTCCGCGGCCTCAAGGGCCCCGAAATCGTCCGGGCCATCGGTCGTGGATTCGCCCCCGACGACGCGCTCCGCCTGCTCGCCGACGACATGATGCTCTTCGATCTGGTCGACATCGACGCCGCCGCCCGCAACAAGAACGACCTCCAGCGACAGAAAGGGCGACTCATCGGCGAGGGTGGGCGCACTCGCGAACTCATGGAGGAACTCTCGGGCGCCTCGGTCGTCATCTACGGGTCGACGCTCGGCATCATCGGCACGCCCCCGGAGGTCGACGCTGCCCGGACGGCCGCCGAGATGTTGCTCGACGGCGCCCCGCACGGCGCGGTCTACTCGTTCCTCGAGGACCGGCACAACGAGATGAAACACCAGGGAATGCAGTACCACCGCTTCCCCGGCGGCGAGTCCTAA
- a CDS encoding sulfurtransferase, with translation MSETIVASVDWLEDHREDPSVRLLDVRDAWEFDGIGHLPEAVNVPFDEFRDRESDDPGTLPGQSVVESLLGSAGVESAETVVVYDDTYGVFAARVLVTLQLYGHDDVRLLETDYSGWAREHETSQESTAFEETVYEARPLDPDHNHEPDHNRDTSPLVDAETIEAVLEEPDSNDHVLVDTREREEFETGHLPGAVRFDWRSTVDEDRRRLKPRDDLEELFADHGITPDKRVILYCNTARRISHTYVVLRWLGFERVGFYEGSLTEWEARDGVIERGASG, from the coding sequence ATGAGTGAGACCATCGTCGCTTCGGTCGACTGGCTCGAGGACCACCGGGAGGACCCGTCGGTCCGCCTCCTCGACGTGCGCGACGCCTGGGAGTTCGACGGTATCGGCCACCTGCCGGAGGCGGTAAACGTCCCGTTCGACGAGTTTCGCGACCGCGAGAGCGACGACCCGGGGACGCTTCCGGGGCAATCGGTCGTCGAATCCCTCCTGGGTTCGGCTGGCGTCGAGTCCGCGGAAACCGTCGTCGTATACGACGACACCTACGGCGTCTTCGCCGCCCGGGTGCTCGTCACCCTCCAGCTCTACGGTCACGACGACGTCCGCCTGCTCGAGACCGATTACAGCGGCTGGGCCCGCGAGCACGAGACGTCCCAGGAATCGACGGCGTTCGAGGAAACAGTGTACGAGGCGCGGCCGCTCGACCCCGACCACAACCACGAGCCCGACCACAACCGCGACACGAGCCCCCTGGTCGACGCCGAGACGATCGAGGCGGTGCTCGAGGAACCCGACTCGAACGATCACGTCCTGGTCGACACGCGCGAACGCGAGGAGTTCGAGACGGGGCACCTGCCTGGCGCCGTCCGCTTCGACTGGCGCTCGACCGTCGACGAGGACCGCCGTCGGCTCAAACCCAGGGACGACCTCGAGGAACTGTTCGCCGATCACGGGATCACGCCCGACAAGCGAGTGATCCTCTACTGCAACACGGCACGCCGGATCAGCCACACGTACGTCGTCCTCCGCTGGCTCGGGTTCGAGCGTGTCGGCTTCTACGAGGGGAGCCTGACCGAGTGGGAGGCTCGAGACGGCGTGATCGAACGGGGAGCAAGTGGGTGA